One Paenibacillus sp. SYP-B4298 genomic window, GTCTCCCCGGAACATCTCGAACATCTCATCATTAACATTAATCTGCGCCACCAGCGTCCCATCGACTCCCTTGAGCGTGAACTCGTTCAGCGCCAGGTAGCTGATTGATCCTTCCGAGGTCTCGACCTCAATCTGGGCGAGCGGGTAGAGAATGCGCTTGGGCGAGGCGGTAGCCATCAGCTCGACCAATTCGTCCAATTCATTGGCTTGCCAGTCGGCATAGAAGCCGAGATGACCCGTATGCACACCGATGAAGGCGACCTCCTGAATTCGGTGCAAGAAGGTATGAAAGGCATGCAGCAACGTCCCGTCTCCACCGATGGAGATGACCATCTCCGGTGATTCGGAATCATGTACGAAGCCCTTGTCCGCCGCCAATTGGTGAAACCGCCCTGCAAGCTGCTCGGAAAGCTTGTCGCCACGGTCTAATAAAGCATATTTCAAGTCGAATAGACTCCTTCCGTTACTTCATGTATATCTATGATGATAGCTGAAAATGGCATGGAATACAATGTTACATCCAAGGAATGTTACATGGAAGGTCCCATCCAGCCCCATAGTGCATAGACGAGCAGCGTGGCAATAAAGCCATGGATGAAGCGAGCGAGCAGGAACGGCTTGTAGCGCATCCCTGTCCGGCTGAGCAGGCTGACCACCTGCGCATGAACGGACAGTCCTCCCCACGATAGCACCCACGCTGCAATTGCGGTCTGATGCATCAGCAGGGCAGAGCCAGAGGCGGCTGTCTTCACTCCGAGCGTCACCTCGAATAATCCGTTGATAACAGCAGGACTGAGCGCCTCCGGCAAGCCGATCAGCGCGAATACGGTCTGTACTAGCGTTGCCAGGATAGGAATAGCTCCAGCACTCGTCATCCCCTCCATCATCACCGAGAAGAAGACGACCAGCCCGCCGACAACCATCATTAGCCGCAGCGCGGCTGCAATTGCATCGCTCAGCAACTGCCCAAGCGGGCGGCCGTCCGCCAGCCGGGCACGGTGCATGGCGGTAAGCGCCGCGGTTAGGCGTGGCTGGCCGGAGGCGGTGGAGGCCGGAGACGGTGCCTGCTCACTCCGGCCATGGAAGCGCATCAGCAGGCCGATCAGGATAGAGCCGCCATAGTGCGCGGATGCGAGCACAGGAACGAGCGCCGCGTTATGGAAGAACCCGACTGCAACAGCGCCAATGAGGAAGATCGGATCGGAGCTTGTCGTGAGTGCCACGAGCCGTTCTCCTTCGACGCGGCCGATCAGCTTTTGCTCATAGAGCTGAGCGGTCAGTCTAGCGCCGATCGGATAGCCGGCGACGAAGCCCATCGTCATCACGAAGCCGCCGCTGCCGGGAATGCGGAACAAAGGACGCATCATCGGATCAAGCAGCGTACCGAAGAAATGGACGATGCCGAAGCCGAGCAGCAGCTCAGAGATGACGAAGAACGGGAAGAGTGCAGGGAATAGCACCTCCCACCAGATCGAGATGCCGCGTATGGCTGCGGTTAGTGAAGCTTGCGGGAACGAGGCCAGCAGCAATGTCAAGGCCAGCGCCCCGGCAGAGACGAGAGTAACCGGATGTAGCATGTAACGGAGCATCGCTTGCCCTCCTGATCTGTGGGAGTGAGAGTGGACATGTACTTCATCTATATGAACGCTGCGGGACAAATATCTCCATTTTATCCGCTTTATCCCCGAGGAGAAGTACGCTGAAGCAAGAGTACAGCTTTACCCGCCCAGTAGCTCAGGCAAGCCTTGGCAGGGAGGAGGAATGAGGGCAAGGCATTGTGCATAAAATTTTAGAAAACGCTTGCAAAATCGGATGTGTTTTTACAGTGTATATGCTACAATAGAACTATACCGAGTGTAGGAGTGATGATAATGAGCCTAATCGCTGGCATACTCGTTTGCTTGTTTGTATATGTAATCCGGCAGTCCCTCATGGAATCGGAAGAAGACTGGGGAAGCTACTGAACATAGATGCTGTATTGTGGTAATGAGGGATGCTGTGCCTGCACAAGTGCGGGTACAGCATTTTTTTTGATCGTGAGAAGGGTTCAGTGCGGCGGCTCATATTAGGCCAGGTATATAGACGATCTGCTTGCTAAAGGATTGGAATTGGAAGATAATTGAGGGGTGACGGCTGCCAAGGCAGCGCGCAGCCCCGCAGGTGCGGTAGCTATAGTATCATTACCTAATAGACAGGATGGAGGAA contains:
- the ylbJ gene encoding sporulation integral membrane protein YlbJ, yielding MLRYMLHPVTLVSAGALALTLLLASFPQASLTAAIRGISIWWEVLFPALFPFFVISELLLGFGIVHFFGTLLDPMMRPLFRIPGSGGFVMTMGFVAGYPIGARLTAQLYEQKLIGRVEGERLVALTTSSDPIFLIGAVAVGFFHNAALVPVLASAHYGGSILIGLLMRFHGRSEQAPSPASTASGQPRLTAALTAMHRARLADGRPLGQLLSDAIAAALRLMMVVGGLVVFFSVMMEGMTSAGAIPILATLVQTVFALIGLPEALSPAVINGLFEVTLGVKTAASGSALLMHQTAIAAWVLSWGGLSVHAQVVSLLSRTGMRYKPFLLARFIHGFIATLLVYALWGWMGPSM
- a CDS encoding NAD kinase; protein product: MKYALLDRGDKLSEQLAGRFHQLAADKGFVHDSESPEMVISIGGDGTLLHAFHTFLHRIQEVAFIGVHTGHLGFYADWQANELDELVELMATASPKRILYPLAQIEVETSEGSISYLALNEFTLKGVDGTLVAQINVNDEMFEMFRGDGIVISTPTGSTAYNKSVGGAIIHPSIPSLQIAEIASINNRVYRTLGSSVILPQHHHCDIISRKEQRLVLNIDHLNIQRDDIQAIRCSVSSSQICFARYRPFPFWNRVREAFLGYDLTEGER